From Pedobacter aquae:
TAAAAGTGAAATTTCTAAAGGAACAATAATTTCTAAGCTACCATGTTCATGTAAATGGGTTGATGCTATTCTTAGCAAATCAATAAAAAAGCCTCATCTGTATGTTTGGCTAAGTTTGTTTGATGATGTGGAGATTTTAAAGCATTGAGAAAAAAAGGTGGGTTAGAAATAATTAAATCGTACTTTTTTGTTGGATGCATCTCGAAAAACTCAATAAAGCTATGATGATGTGCTGCCAAACGCTCGTGAAATAAAGAGTTCTGAAAATTTAAACTTGCGGTATCAACAGCTCGATAATCTATATCTAAAGCATCTATTTTACTTTGATGATTTCTTTGCGCCAACATTAAAGCTATCACTCCTGTACCGGTTCCGATATCGCAAATACTTTTTGCCTTTTGAACATCGCATAAGGCGCCCAATAATACTCCATCGGTATTAATTTTCATAGGGCAATTTTCCTGATTGACAATAAACTCTTTAAAATGAAATACCGACATATAACAAATTTAGGTTTTTGATTGGCTACAAAAGCATCAAAGCTTAAACAAAAAATGCTCTTTCAACTTTAACGTTAAAAGAGCATTTATTCTGATAGGATAATAAATTTATTCTCCTAAAATATGGTGTAATACATTATCGTAAGTTGATTTAGCATCTTGAACAGAACCGAAATTTTCATCATCTACCAATAATGAACCTGTGGTTACATGACCTAACAAGCTAAATTCTATTTCTGTAGTTGCCATAAACTCTACAAAAGCTTCTTGCTCTTCTGGTTTAACGCTAACTACAATACGTCCTTGCGCTTCACCAAATAAGAAAGCATCTTTTCTGATTTCTGAATCTGAATTGATATTGAAACCCAATTTGTTTGGCATAGAAGCCTCTAATAAGGCAATATACAAACCTCCATCAGCAACATCATGAGCAGATTGGACAAGCTTATTGCTGATTAATTGTTTGATTACTTGGTGTGTATCGTACTCTTTATCTAAATCAAAATAAGGCGCAGGAGACGCCGAAATCTTATGATAAGATGCCAAATATTGTGAAGATGCGATATCGTTTACAGACTCGCCAACTAGATAGATTAAATCTCCTTCTTGTTTGAAGTCTAGTGTCATCATGTTATTGATATCATCCATAACACCTAACATACCAATAGTTGGTGTTGGGAAAACCGGACCTTCATCTGATGATTGATTATAGAAAGAAACATTACCACCTGTTACCGGAGTTTCAAATTTGGTACAAGCTTCGCCCATACCTTTGATAGCTCCTACAAATTGCCAGTAAACTTCTGGCACATAAGGATTACCAAAGTTAAGACAGTTGGTGATAGCTACAGGCTCTCCTCCAGCACAAGTAATATTTCTTGCAGCTTCTGCTACAGCTATAGCACAACCTTTTTGAGGGTCTGCATTTACATATCTTGAATTACAGTCTACCGTAAGTACGATAGCTTTATCAGTATCTTTAACGGAAACTACTGCTGCATCGCTTGGTTTATTGGTAACCATATTGGCGGTACCAACCATAGAATCGTACTGACTAGTTACCCATCTTTTAGATGCGATATTTGGATGATTGGTTAAATGCTGAGCTACAGCTTTTAAGTCTTCTGGCTCTTTAACATCATTGATATTAAATTTCTGGAATTCTTGATAATAAGTAGGCTCTTTGTATTCGCGTTGGTAAACCGGAGCACCACCACCTAGAACTAAATCATCGGCAGGAACATCGGCAACTAACTCGCCATTCATGAAATATTGTAGTCGTTTGGTATCTGTAACCTCACCTATAATAGCGCAATTTAAATCCCATTTCTCGAAAACAGCTTCTACTAAAGCTTCTTTTCCTTTTTCTACTACAATAAGCATACGCTCTTGAGACTCTGATAATAAAATCTCGAAAGGAAGCATATTTTGTTGACGGGTAGGTACTTTATCTAAATCTATACGCATACCATGCTCGCCTTTGGCAGACATTTCTGAGTTAGAACAGATGATACCTGCCGCACCCATATCTTGCATACCTACAACGGCACCAGTTTTTATTACTTCTAATGAAGCTTCTAACAATAATTTTTCTTGGAAAGGATCACCAACCTGAACTGCTGGTAAATCATTAACAGAATCTTCGGTGATATCTTTTGAAGCAAAAGCAGCACCATTGATACCGTCTTTACCTGTAGCAGAACCTACTATGTAAACCGGATTACCTACACCGTGTGATGTTGCAGAAACTGTTTCTCCTACTTTCACAATACCGGCAGACATGGCATTTACAAGTGGATTAACATGGTAACACTCATCAAAAAACACTTCACCACCTACAGTAGGAATACCAAAGGCATTTCCATAATCACCAATACCTTTTACAACGCCTTTAATTAACCATTGTGTTTTAGGGTGATTGGGATCTCCAAATCTCAATGAATTTAGTTGAGCAATAGGTCTTGCTCCCATCGTAAAAATATCACGATTAATACCACCCACACCAGTTGCGGCACCTTGATAAGGCTCTAAAGCTGAAGGGTGGTTATGAGATTCTATTTTAAATACACAAGCTATACCATCGCCAAGATCTACCATTCCTGCATTTTCTTCACCAGCTTTGGCTAGCATTCTAGGCCCATCTTTAGGTAAGGTTTTTAACCAAGTGATAGAGTTTTTGTAAGAACAGTGCTCGCTCCACATGACAGAGAATATAGATAATTCTGTGAAATTTGGTGTTCTGCCTAAAATTTCTTTTATTTTTTCGAACTCTTCGGGACGTAAACCTAAATCTTTTGCGGTTTCTTGTGTGGTAAGGTTATTATTTTCCAATTTGATACGTATATTTGAATTAGGCCTCAAAGGTATGAATTCAAATCAGTTACTAAAAGAGATTTTAACATCTTCTTTCTAAAATTGTATGCTAAAAATTAAGTTTCTTAAAGTATTTCTATTATTTGGCTGTTTATTATTTTGCAATCTCTTGCAGGCACAACCGTTCGGTAACGAGTGGATAATTCCTTCACAAAAATATGTCAAAATTAAAGTTTCTGAAGAAGGACTATTTGGAATAGACTTAAACCAAATTATACAATCTGGTTTAGTTACGCAAAACATTGACCCCAAAAAATTTCAACTTTTTAATAAAGGGAAAGAAGTTGCAATTTTGGTAACAGGTGATGCTGACAATGTCTTTGATGCTAATGATAAAATAGTTTTTTATGGTAAACCCAATGATGCATCACTAGATAAAGTTTTATATAACAACCAGGCCGATTTACCAAATGAGGAAGTAAGCATCTATGAAAATGACAATTACTACTTTTTAACCTACAGCAATAACACAACTGGATTAAGATTAAAAGAATTTCAACAAAACAACACTGGATTATCTGAAGAAAACTGGATTATTGCTAAAAGTAGAGTTAACCTTACGGACAGCTATTATCCTGGTGAATTTATCCTTTCTGCCATGAGTTTATCTGAATATATTGAAGGAGAAGGTTTCATGAGTAATACTTTTGGTAAAGGCCAAACTTCTAATCTGAATCTAAACACTCCAGATATTATATCAAGCAGTTTTCAACCGCAATTATCATTTTATGTAGCTGGTAGGTCTAACGCTTCTTCTACCAATGCTAATGGCTTTAATCATCATTTAAGAGTTTCATTAAATAATGTTACTGTGTTTGATACTTTATTTAGAGGATATAAAACTGTTAGAAAAACTTTGCCAATCACACTCAATACAAATAATAATCAAATAAGCTTTACGTCTATTGATGATTTAGGTGCTCTTACAGATTTTCAGGCTATTTCTTATGCGGAAATAACTTATGCGAGAGGCACAAATATCAATAACCTTACTAGCTTAAAATTCATCATAAATAACAGTAAGGCTATAAGCTTTTTAAGATTTAGAAATTCTGGTCTTGCTAACCCCGTTTTATGGGATTTGACTACTGATTTTATGATCAGAGGAGTAAAAAATTCTACAAATGCAGATTTTGTTATCAATACTACAAGTCAACAAAAAAGTTTTTTTTTAGCTGATTTGGATAATTTGAAATCAACAAACCTTACACCAGTAACATTTAGAAATTTCTTAACCACAGATGTGAAGTCGTTTTTGATGATATCAAATAAGCTACTTACAACAGGAGCTAATAATTACAAAACTTATAACGATACAAGAAATATTGAAACTACGATTGCTTATACGGATGATTTATATAATGAGTTTTACTATGGGTTTCATCATCCATTGGCATTAAAAAATTTTGTGCATGGGCAATAGCAAGAGGGAATACAAAACCAGAATATCTTTTACTTTTAGGTAAAGGAATGGAGATTTCTAAAGGTAATTTTAATAATAATTTAGTCCCTACAATAGGATTCCCAGCATCTGATAATATGCTCACATCGGGCTTAAATGGCAGCAATTTAGAACCTGGTTTGGCAACAGGAAGAGTACCTGCAAAAACCAATGAAGAGGTTGAAAATTATTTGAATAAACTTAAAGTTTATGAACAATTACCTAATGAGAATTGGAGGAAGAAGCTTTTACATATATCTGGGGGCAATAGTAGCTCTGAAAATACTTCCTTTTTTAATTATCAAAATTTATTATTCGAGAGTGCAAGGAGGGAATTTTTTGGTGCAGGATTGGTTAGGGTCAGAAAAAATGTTGTTAATCCGGTGACGGACATACTTACTGATAAAATAATGTCTGAAACGCAATTAGGCACCGGCCTTATTTCATATTTAGGGCATGGAAGCTCTAATACGACTGAAATTATATTAGCTGATTTAAATAAATTAAACAATGAAAACAAACCAGCAATTTACTTAGTAAACGGATGTAGTACAGGTGCTGCATTTAGTACTCAATCATCATCCTTAAGTGAACAATTTATCTTACAAAAGAGATCTGGTGCTGTTTTATGGATTGGAACAACAAGTGAAGGAGTTGCTTCTTATTTGAATGGGGCCTCTTTAAATTACTATAATAATTGGTTTAAAAATTCTTACGGAGAATCAGTTTCAAAAGGATTATTTAGAGGGCTCAAGACTTATCAAAACCCCAATGACAGACTTAATGTTGCGCATACCAGACAATATATTGTTCTAGGAGATCCTTTTTTAAAGTTTTATTCTCCTGACAAACCTGATTATGATATTGAATCTATAATAATCTCTCCCGGCCAAACAGCAGCAAATCCTAATTTAAATATTCAAATTATCATAAAAAATCTTGCAAAAGCCCTAAATAATAAAGTAACATTAAAAATATCAAGAAGACTATCAGATAATTCAGAGGTTAATTTACCTGATACAAGTATCAATATCTTCAATACAGACACTATTAATGTTAATTTCAATAATACAAATATTATAAGTTCTGGAAATAACAGAATAATGATTCAAATTAATCCTCAAAGATTAGTCGAAGAAACCAATTATTTTAATAATACAGCGATTAAAGACTTCTTTTTGCCAGGAAATGGTTTAAAAATTATTTCACCATTTAATAAAAGTATAGTTAAAAATCAGACCTTAAAACTTCAAGTTCAATCTGAAAATTTACTTACTAATTCTGCTGAGTATTTTTTTGAAATTGATACTACTCCGGATTTTAACTCAGTATTCCGAAAAGAGTCTGGATTAATAAGCTCAAGTTCAATAGCATCATGGAATCCCAACATTAATATGGAAAACAACAAAATCTATTATTGGAGGACTAGGCTTAATCTGGACCCATTAAGAGGTGGAGCATGGATATACTCAAGCTTTACATATGTTCAAGATTTTCAAGGAGAAGGCTATAATATCGGACATGAAGGACAATTAGGTGATTTTACTTTTGACAACATCAATGCCGTAAGACCATTCTTAATGAGCTTCAACACATCTAACATGCTCACCAACATAAAAACAAGAGGAGATGATGCACCTACTAATGTTGAAAAAAGAATAAGAATAGATGGTTTAGCAATATCATATGCTTCAATTGAGTTTAATGGAATAACTATGCTTGCGTTTAATCCTATCAATTATGCTGAGAGATTTCAATATCCAAGTCCTTATAATTATATAAATCCTCCTGGTAGTGGTTTCTATGCCGGTCCATCTGGTCAATATAGATATGATATAAGGAATTCAACAGACTTGGATTCATTAGTAAGATACTTAAATCAAATACCTAAAGGACACCACATTATAGGTTTCAATGGATCAAATGCGGCGTTTAATCTGTTACCTCAATATGTGTTAGATGAATTCAGAAAACTTGGATTAACAAAATTAGAAACTATAAAAAAAGGTGAACCTTATGGCTTTTGGGTTACTAAAGGTAATCTTGGAAGCGTGAAAGAAATTACAGCAGATTATTCATCTTCTATCCCACCGGCTCTTCAGTTAATTTCTGGAGACAATCCAATATCATATCCCGGAAAAAACGGCAGCTTATCAACTGGTATTATAGGACCTGCTAAGAGTTGGAATAAACTAGAATTTAATTTAGAAAATTCAATTAATGACAATTTTAATATTACTGTAGTAGGTGTAGATACTTTAAATAATCAGATAAACTTATTTAATAGCATTAATAATAAAATAGTTGATATTTCTCAAATAAATGCAAAGAATTACCCCTATCTAAAATTTAATTACCAGTTCAACAACAATGTAGAAGCAAAACTTCCTAAAACAAACTTTTTACGAGTTACCTATCAACCCGTTTCAGATATATCTTTCTATCCTGAGTTAAAAAATGAACAATATAAAATATCCTTAGATGAAGGTGACTCCATTAAATGGAATATTGGTCTTAAAAATTTCGGACCAGTTATTTCAGACTCTTTAAAAGTTAAATATGAACTTATTAGTTCGAATAGAACGATTACAAAAAACTTTAAATTACCGTTTTTACTTAATGTGAATGAAACCAATAATATTATTATACATGTTCCTACAATTGGTTTCTCTGGAGAGTGTTTACTTAAAGTATCTATTTCACAAATAGGATTAAAGGAAGAAAATATATTTAATAATGTTATATCTTCTAATTACACTATAAATAAAGACAAAATTCCTCCGGTGGTTAATGTTACATTCGATGGTAAACATATAATAAATGGCGAATTAGTTTCTCCAAATCCTCACATCAAAATCATGAGTTATGATGATAATAAGTTTTTGCTAATGAGAGATACGAGTTTGATAGAATTATCCATTAGAAATATAAATGATAACAATTTTAAGAGAATATATTTTAGTGGACCTCAATTATCATTCTCGAATTTAAATGGAGCTAATCAGATAAATATTGATTATCTCCCAGAAAAATTTGTCGACGGCAATTATACTCTAAAAATCACGTCTAAAGATGTAAGTGGGAACAAGCAACTAAACAACGATTTTGAAATTGATTTCGAAGTTGTTAACAAACAGTCTATTACTAATTTTTATCCTTATCCTAACCCAGTCAGTGATAAAATGAAATTCGTCTTTACACTTACTGGAGATAAAATACCTGAAAATATTAAAATTCAAATATTAACGGTAAGTGGTAGAGTTATCAAAGAAATATCAAAAGAAGAACTTGGCAGTATTAGAATTGGTAATAATATTTCTGACTATACTTGGGATTGTACAGATGACTTTGGAAACAGATTAGCTAATGGAGTTTATTTCTATAAAGTTGATATTTCAGATAGCAGTAATATAAAACATAGAGAATCTGAAGGTGATAAATACTTCAAAAACAAGATGGGTAAAATTTATATCATTAAATAATTTTTTTATCTGCATAAAAAGAAAAGAGCAAAGAAGATACTTGCGAAATACTCCCGGCGATAGCTGCTCCCATTATCCCGAATTTATAAGTGAGTATTATGCCAAAGAGAGCTATAGTTAATAAACCAATCAAGAAAGATATTGTGTTTAAATGTCTTTTATTTATAACCCCGAAGTATTCCATATAAATCGTATTTAATGATTTGGCAAGTATCCCAGGTAAAAAATATAATAAAAACATTTTTATTTGTATAAAATCCTTTCCTAGAACTTTCACATATAAAAAGTTTGGAACGCAAAAAACAATGATTATTATAAGAATTGTGCCTAAAAAACTAAGAGTTAACATTTTATTGCGAATTTTCTTTATATCACCATGATTATCATATTTAATGACTTCTGAAAAAAATATTGTAGCTACACTTTTTGAGAAAATCCAGATAGATTCTGCTATTAAAGTGATGACAGAAAAAACTCCTAGTAATGATAAACCTAAAAACTTATTGATGATAAAATAATTAGTCCTTGAATTAAAAAGGAGTACTAGATTATTTAATTGATTTATAGAACCAATTTTAAAGGAATTATTAAAAGTATCTTCAAAATTTCTGATGCTTTTAAAGCTAAATAACTTTATAAACCACCATACAGAAAGAAATAATATGATTATCAATACACCTAACAATAAATCAATATAAATTACTTCATTAAATGAATTAAAAAGTTTAATAAAAAGAAAGATAAAAAGCAAATGTAATATTGGCTGGCTAATTCTGAGGAAATTATATTTTTCGTATAACTTATTCACCAGAAAAACCTCCATAACATTTTGAATTAGAGTAAATAGTACTGCGGCTATTATTGTTTCATAAAGCTGATCTTGAGGAATGATCCCTAACCAAAACATAATGAAACTTACAATAGGCGCAACTAGGAAACACCATAATGTTGTTAAGATGACTAAAGAAGACAAAGAAGTTTTATTATAAACAAACCCTATGGAACTTGTCCCAATAATAGCTGTGAATATTTGAACTAACGAAGTATTTAGTAAGAATAAACTTAAACTACCTCTACCATCAAGACCTACATATTGTAATGTATAAATAACTATAAAAGCATTTAAAATTGTATATCCAACAGAACTTTGGAAATTATAAAAATACTTTTAATCATTTCATCTTCTTTCTAAGCGTTTTAACAAAACTATCGAATTTACGTTTAGTTAATACTGCCTTCCATCTCCAACTATTAAATTTTACTCGATAAAATGGAGTTAGTTCACCCTTAAATTGCCTCTTAAAGTTACTTATACCTTTAGTATTTGCACCACATAAATCAAAGGATAAATATCCGTGAGATTTCAAATAATAATAATTCTCTGCATAAATAGCGCTATGTACACCAGTATGATATGAGGTTTTATTAGAAGTAACAAGGAAATTATTAGCTATCAAGGAGCTATCGTCCAGAAGTATTATTGATGAGCAAATCAATTCATCATTGACTGTATACTTGGCATTCATAGAATAACAGAAATTTACATCAAAAAGCTTCGCAATAAATTCAACCATTTTCTCGCTGTAAATACTAGAATAGCCTAAACTAATGAAACTTTTATAATGATATTGAAGTATTTCTTCACTAATTGAGTTATTAGCCTCAAATTTTATGTCATACTTTTTACTCTTATTTATTATATTATTTACTTTGGAGTTAAAATTTAAATCTTGAGATAAATCACTAATATAAGTATAATAAACATCCGCTTTAAACCCACTCCAATAAAAAGCTCTTATGTCTTTAATATTAGGCGGTAAATTAAATTCAATTCTGTTAAATTTTTGCGTTAATAAAGATATCCAATAGAGAATGCCTTCTTGTATGATTAAATCAGATTTCGAATTTAACCAAATTGCAGTGTAAAAATACTCATTAGGTTGAATAATCTGATTTGCTTTTTGATATAATATGGATCCTAAAATCGGAACTTTATCATTAAAAATTATACTTAAAAAAGGCTTTAAATTAAACGTCTCACAATTAATCTTAATAAACTTAGAACTATTTAATACAGATTGTCTGCCTAAACTTTGTGTTATTGCACACCATTCATCTAAATCATCATATATAACAACTTTCATTATTCGTTTTAATCTAAATACTTATTTAATTTAGAAAATTAAATATAATCATCATTAAAGAAAAAATATTATCTTATATCAATATGGCATTTTTTAACCAACTAAAAAAAGAGAATAAAGTTCTTTATTATGGGATATTGATATTTATGTTCTTCACACTTTTAGCAAATTCTTTAAGATTAGAAATTGTTCCATTTTTTGTCTTTAAAATGTATTCTTATCCTTTGCCTACAACTAAAGAAGTTCCATTTTATGTTTTAGAATACAATAATAAAGAATTTAATGTTCCTGAAATCTGGAATCATCATAAAAGAATGCTCTTTTATTATTCTATTGAACATCAACAAGATATACAAAAAAATAATGGTTATGATAAATTTCAAACAAGACTCAAAT
This genomic window contains:
- a CDS encoding tRNA1(Val) (adenine(37)-N6)-methyltransferase, producing MSVFHFKEFIVNQENCPMKINTDGVLLGALCDVQKAKSICDIGTGTGVIALMLAQRNHQSKIDALDIDYRAVDTASLNFQNSLFHERLAAHHHSFIEFFEMHPTKKYDLIISNPPFFLNALKSPHHQTNLAKHTDEAFLLIC
- the purL gene encoding phosphoribosylformylglycinamidine synthase subunit PurL; this translates as MENNNLTTQETAKDLGLRPEEFEKIKEILGRTPNFTELSIFSVMWSEHCSYKNSITWLKTLPKDGPRMLAKAGEENAGMVDLGDGIACVFKIESHNHPSALEPYQGAATGVGGINRDIFTMGARPIAQLNSLRFGDPNHPKTQWLIKGVVKGIGDYGNAFGIPTVGGEVFFDECYHVNPLVNAMSAGIVKVGETVSATSHGVGNPVYIVGSATGKDGINGAAFASKDITEDSVNDLPAVQVGDPFQEKLLLEASLEVIKTGAVVGMQDMGAAGIICSNSEMSAKGEHGMRIDLDKVPTRQQNMLPFEILLSESQERMLIVVEKGKEALVEAVFEKWDLNCAIIGEVTDTKRLQYFMNGELVADVPADDLVLGGGAPVYQREYKEPTYYQEFQKFNINDVKEPEDLKAVAQHLTNHPNIASKRWVTSQYDSMVGTANMVTNKPSDAAVVSVKDTDKAIVLTVDCNSRYVNADPQKGCAIAVAEAARNITCAGGEPVAITNCLNFGNPYVPEVYWQFVGAIKGMGEACTKFETPVTGGNVSFYNQSSDEGPVFPTPTIGMLGVMDDINNMMTLDFKQEGDLIYLVGESVNDIASSQYLASYHKISASPAPYFDLDKEYDTHQVIKQLISNKLVQSAHDVADGGLYIALLEASMPNKLGFNINSDSEIRKDAFLFGEAQGRIVVSVKPEEQEAFVEFMATTEIEFSLLGHVTTGSLLVDDENFGSVQDAKSTYDNVLHHILGE
- a CDS encoding C25 family cysteine peptidase — encoded protein: MARGNTKPEYLLLLGKGMEISKGNFNNNLVPTIGFPASDNMLTSGLNGSNLEPGLATGRVPAKTNEEVENYLNKLKVYEQLPNENWRKKLLHISGGNSSSENTSFFNYQNLLFESARREFFGAGLVRVRKNVVNPVTDILTDKIMSETQLGTGLISYLGHGSSNTTEIILADLNKLNNENKPAIYLVNGCSTGAAFSTQSSSLSEQFILQKRSGAVLWIGTTSEGVASYLNGASLNYYNNWFKNSYGESVSKGLFRGLKTYQNPNDRLNVAHTRQYIVLGDPFLKFYSPDKPDYDIESIIISPGQTAANPNLNIQIIIKNLAKALNNKVTLKISRRLSDNSEVNLPDTSINIFNTDTINVNFNNTNIISSGNNRIMIQINPQRLVEETNYFNNTAIKDFFLPGNGLKIISPFNKSIVKNQTLKLQVQSENLLTNSAEYFFEIDTTPDFNSVFRKESGLISSSSIASWNPNINMENNKIYYWRTRLNLDPLRGGAWIYSSFTYVQDFQGEGYNIGHEGQLGDFTFDNINAVRPFLMSFNTSNMLTNIKTRGDDAPTNVEKRIRIDGLAISYASIEFNGITMLAFNPINYAERFQYPSPYNYINPPGSGFYAGPSGQYRYDIRNSTDLDSLVRYLNQIPKGHHIIGFNGSNAAFNLLPQYVLDEFRKLGLTKLETIKKGEPYGFWVTKGNLGSVKEITADYSSSIPPALQLISGDNPISYPGKNGSLSTGIIGPAKSWNKLEFNLENSINDNFNITVVGVDTLNNQINLFNSINNKIVDISQINAKNYPYLKFNYQFNNNVEAKLPKTNFLRVTYQPVSDISFYPELKNEQYKISLDEGDSIKWNIGLKNFGPVISDSLKVKYELISSNRTITKNFKLPFLLNVNETNNIIIHVPTIGFSGECLLKVSISQIGLKEENIFNNVISSNYTINKDKIPPVVNVTFDGKHIINGELVSPNPHIKIMSYDDNKFLLMRDTSLIELSIRNINDNNFKRIYFSGPQLSFSNLNGANQINIDYLPEKFVDGNYTLKITSKDVSGNKQLNNDFEIDFEVVNKQSITNFYPYPNPVSDKMKFVFTLTGDKIPENIKIQILTVSGRVIKEISKEELGSIRIGNNISDYTWDCTDDFGNRLANGVYFYKVDISDSSNIKHRESEGDKYFKNKMGKIYIIK
- a CDS encoding lipopolysaccharide biosynthesis protein, whose product is MFWLGIIPQDQLYETIIAAVLFTLIQNVMEVFLVNKLYEKYNFLRISQPILHLLFIFLFIKLFNSFNEVIYIDLLLGVLIIILFLSVWWFIKLFSFKSIRNFEDTFNNSFKIGSINQLNNLVLLFNSRTNYFIINKFLGLSLLGVFSVITLIAESIWIFSKSVATIFFSEVIKYDNHGDIKKIRNKMLTLSFLGTILIIIIVFCVPNFLYVKVLGKDFIQIKMFLLYFLPGILAKSLNTIYMEYFGVINKRHLNTISFLIGLLTIALFGIILTYKFGIMGAAIAGSISQVSSLLFSFYADKKII